Within the Natranaeroarchaeum sulfidigenes genome, the region CTCAGACGTCGATTACGAACTTGCCCGAATAGAACCCCCTCACTCAGTAGCCCGCTGTTGACAGTGTGATCGAAGTCTCAGTCGCCCACGCATGACCGTCCCCATCGGCGCTGTTGTCTGAACCCTCAGACGATTCCTTCCGAGTGGTTCTCTCGACTGTGGTATCCCAACCTCACCCGGAACTCCGTCTGAGGGTTCAGCGTGGGGCCCCGAGGTTCACCGATCAGTTTCATGCCAGTTGGTGACGGTGGTGCCTCCGATCCCGCCTCGCCAGAGACCCTACTCGTAACTCGTCTGCCTGAACCCTCAGCGAACTACCCCACATACCTCACCGATCTGGTCCGTCACTCTCCGGGGATCCCTCCTGATCTGTCGAGCGCAGAGTTCGGGGTTTCGGTGCCACCGGTGATACCCTTCTCTCCCGTCACATCGATTCTCAACTCGTCTGGCCGGTCGTGGACGACTCTGCTCACACTCGAAGCGTTGGTAGATGGTATGGGCCTCGATCAACTCGATCTTCTGCTCGCGGGGACTGGAGAGGCCACTGTACCTTCAGCGTCGACCTCGGGGGAAGGGAGTCTGTGTCGTCGAGATGTCGACCTCGTCATTGTAATCTCGTGGTCCGAGCTGGCCCTCCCCGCTCAGTCGTCCGTCAGCACCTCGCAACCGGCGCTGTCGCCCGACTCTGGGACCTTCAGTCGTCGATGAGTCCGAGGCGAAAGAGGGTGGACCCAAAACGTGGAATACCTCCTGTATGGACTCATAGAAGACGATTAGGAAAATCCTATGGACTTGGACAACGCACAATAATACGACTCATGCTGTCGTAAGACGTCTAATCCCTCTGATTCCGTACACTATGACCAAGGCCAAAACAAATACAAAAACCACCATCACAAGTCCGGCGCTTGCGGACATGGTTGGGTCGTTGGCAGTTTCCATTATAGACACGGCCACCGCTAAAAGAAGTAGGAGGGTGTACGCCAAACCGATTAAGAAGAACGGACGACTCCATATTCTGTCCGGGGGTCCTTCTTCCCAATCGTCTCGGTGCCACGATAGGTCTACACCAGTTTTGTCATGAATCAGAGGAACAACACGGCGTCGTACCCGGGGGATAACGAGCACCCCTGCCAACATAAAAAAGAAGACCTCTCCCGTCCTCGGAACTTGAACCATGCCTGCCCAAATCAACATGATAGCAGTGAAAATCGAAAATATCGGAAACGCTGGGTCCCATCTGCTGTCGTCTGTGCCATCTGCTGCCTCCCTTTGGTCTTTGTTCGTTATGTCCTCAGTGACTTCATCCATTTTGTTGGTATCATGATCACTCTTCTTGACCTCTTCAATATCCGATTGGATTTCATACCCACACTCCGAACAGAAATTGGGGTCCTGCTCTATTCTGACACCGCAATTTGGACATGAATAGTCTGCTAAATTAGTTCCGCACTCGGGGCAATATTTTGCGTCTTTGGCAACTTTCGTTTTACATTTGAGACATTCTTGATTGGTTACCATGTACAAACCATCTAGCCCATTATCCTTGATATTTATCCCCCTCCAGAGTTTCACGAGGCGGCCCCGCTCTCTGCGGAAAGGTCTCTTGTGAGCCCGGTTCACCGTCTCGCGTTTCGGTTCGTCCCGTCTGAACCCTCAGCCACTCGTCTCGTCGCACCCGTTCCCATCTCTCTGACTCGCTGGGAGGGGTCAGACGACGTTTGCTCCGTCGTTTGTCGGGGTCCACTCCCACTCCCGGTCCTTGCGGGATCGGGGTCGTGGTTCGCCCTGTCTCGACGGGTCGAAGCCCCTCCGTCTGAAGGCTCAGACGGTGAAGTACCCTGTCGTGGGTTTCTTATCTAATAAATACTCACGTCGGGTTCATCTGAACCCTCAGACGGACTCGCGGCCTCGGATGCACTGGCAACCTCGTCGACAGGGTGGTGTCGTCTGAACCTTCAGACAGCTCTTCGTACTGTTAGTACCGATCTGTTTTCCCTTCATAATCCCTTTAGTACAGCTACCGTTCTACTACCGACCTACTCCACCTCACCCCCCTCGACCGCGACCGAACAGAACGTTGGCGGCGCTGACGCGCCTTGACCGCCCCGCACCGCACGGGAAGACGGAGACGTCCCTTTGGGGGGAGGGTTCGTCCCAAAAGCCCATTACTTCGGACCTACCTAAGGAAGTGTGAGGGGCCTGACTTCCTCACCTTCCACCTTCCGACGTAGAGGGGCTTTCGTTTCCTGCACTGGGTTTCTCGACCAGACCGGAGTCGTTCCGGATTTACCGATGTCCTGTTCGTATAGCGGCCTTCAGGGGGTTCGGCTTCGCGTACTCGTCAACGAGTGTTACTAAGACCTCGGGGGCCATAAGAGTGTCGAACGTCTGATGGTTCAGACAAGTAGTCGCCATACTGAAACAGCTGGGTGGGGAATCCGTCTGAAGGTTCAGACAACCATAATCGCCCTACTGGTGCCCTCTATGCCAGTATCTAATATCACTTCGTTTGTCTGATCCCTCAGACACTGACTTACGAAAATTAGTATCTCATATATTACTGTATTCTGCCTGAGGGTTCAGACATCTCACTCGATTCTGAACTACGAGTAGATAGGTGGTCAACCGTCTGACCCCTCAGACAGCGGTGTACCTCTGTCTGTACTCCAGCGAGTATCAAGTAATCATCTCGCACTCCAGCCGCTTGGTGTCCGGCCCGCGGCGCGAGAGATTCCGGGGTCCGGTGCGAGATCGTCGAGAGGGTCCGCTACGGGCCTCGTGGAGGCGTCCACAGGAACTCCTTCGCTCGACGAAAGGGATACATCGTCGAGCAGTCCGAGAGCCAGCAAAGTGGCGTGGCGCGGGTGCTCACCCCCCACGAGCGATCCTACACCTCGTCGGTCTCCGGCGACACGCCTGAGGGTTCAGCCGCCCGGACGTGCTCGATCTCCTCGATAGTCAGCCGGATCTCGCCGATGGCCGTACCATCTGGCCCGAGTACGGAGATGTCGAACGTTGGGGGATCACCGAGGGGAACAGCGGCTGGCCGAACCTTGTCAATGTCCTCGGCGATCCAGAAGCCCTCAGGGCTATCGTCGGGCTCGGCGAGTACACTGAAGACAGCGTCGTCGAATCGATCAGCGAACTCTGTCAGCTCGCGCCACGAGTCTGGCTCGATCTCGGGCTT harbors:
- a CDS encoding zinc ribbon domain-containing protein, which produces MNRAHKRPFRRERGRLVKLWRGINIKDNGLDGLYMVTNQECLKCKTKVAKDAKYCPECGTNLADYSCPNCGVRIEQDPNFCSECGYEIQSDIEEVKKSDHDTNKMDEVTEDITNKDQREAADGTDDSRWDPAFPIFSIFTAIMLIWAGMVQVPRTGEVFFFMLAGVLVIPRVRRRVVPLIHDKTGVDLSWHRDDWEEGPPDRIWSRPFFLIGLAYTLLLLLAVAVSIMETANDPTMSASAGLVMVVFVFVLALVIVYGIRGIRRLTTA